Proteins from one Ornithobacterium rhinotracheale genomic window:
- a CDS encoding potassium-transporting ATPase subunit F: MILLFIIAILVFIYMTYVLLKPEEF, from the coding sequence ATGATTTTACTATTTATCATCGCCATTTTAGTCTTTATATATATGACTTATGTGCTTTTAAAACCAGAGGAATTCTAA
- a CDS encoding K(+)-transporting ATPase subunit C: MKKNIVPAIKLTAVLIVFLAVIYPLAVWGVAQFAPNGGKGEIIEFNGQKYYANIEQTFDQDQYFWSRPSAVDYDGGGSGGSNKGASNPEYLAQVQARIDTFAKHNPDIQRSEIPVDMVTASGSGLDPNISIQGAKVQVKRIAKIRNIDESTLNRLIEENTEKPFLGIFGPSKINVLKLNIALDQLKK; this comes from the coding sequence ATGAAAAAAAATATTGTACCCGCCATTAAATTAACGGCTGTTTTAATTGTATTTTTAGCAGTAATCTATCCGTTGGCTGTATGGGGTGTAGCGCAATTTGCTCCCAATGGCGGAAAAGGCGAAATAATAGAATTTAATGGACAGAAATACTACGCCAACATCGAACAAACATTTGACCAAGATCAATATTTTTGGTCTCGTCCGTCGGCAGTAGATTATGACGGAGGAGGCTCTGGAGGTAGCAACAAAGGAGCATCCAATCCAGAATATTTAGCACAAGTGCAAGCTCGCATTGATACTTTTGCCAAACACAATCCCGATATCCAACGCAGTGAAATTCCTGTAGATATGGTCACAGCAAGTGGTAGCGGACTCGACCCAAATATCTCTATCCAAGGCGCAAAAGTGCAGGTGAAAAGAATTGCCAAAATCCGAAATATCGATGAATCAACCTTAAATCGATTAATCGAAGAAAATACCGAAAAACCATTTTTAGGTATTTTTGGTCCGTCCAAGATTAATGTTTTAAAACTTAATATCGCATTAGATCAATTAAAAAAATAA
- a CDS encoding DUF262 domain-containing protein encodes MSNQTSKPTMIPIADLFSEKESKYYSIPIYQRNYAWTEKEIIQLMQDLNDVFEKNEKEKKNGKNNEKKYFLGTLVVSEKEEYYEVIDGQQRLTTLFVLLAVLSKHTDVTSDSEKSLDLKKLKFLARDRSNETLDKISQKDFDAHKESEKDSIIHAYEMIEKYIKNNISCISNFKDFLFKNVQILRVAVPHDTDLNHYFEIMNTRGEQLEKHEILKARMMNCLSNDKDASEAFNKIWEACSDMGRYVQYGFEPNERKNIFGETWNELNLKNIFIQTKENQSEGTENTGTKSETKENIANIIQSHEVGDIKSNSEDKDAERFESIIDFPNFLLHVLQIQNKQENNNQEKNQENISLDDKNLLEAFESHLGKKENKEEFVKQFACNLLKARFLFDKYIIKREYTSESNDWSLKCMIIYKNKKNIQVNYTNTFGDENKRIIMIQSMFQVSYTTQNYKYWLNGALDYLMNPESNLEGSSFLNYLENLAKSIFYQRFMSDFPKDYYDIIYKIEDKKDENNTIDKNKLNRGTAVENFIFNYLDYILWVFKEKNIDELNKNLSNFNNFEFTYRSSVEHYYPQHPINGNTLDTNTLNEFGNLCLISPSNNSKLSNYMPIAKKEHYTKNTKQESLKQQLMMSEKEWGIEQIKQHTEWMIQLFKEFNNNSHGN; translated from the coding sequence ATGAGCAATCAAACAAGTAAGCCAACGATGATTCCAATCGCTGATTTATTTTCTGAGAAGGAAAGTAAATACTACAGCATTCCCATTTATCAAAGAAACTACGCCTGGACTGAGAAGGAAATCATACAATTAATGCAGGATTTAAATGATGTGTTTGAAAAAAATGAGAAAGAGAAAAAGAATGGGAAAAATAATGAGAAAAAGTATTTTCTTGGCACATTGGTGGTATCTGAAAAAGAGGAATATTACGAAGTGATTGATGGGCAGCAGAGGCTCACCACCTTGTTTGTTCTATTGGCTGTATTATCTAAACATACAGATGTAACATCAGATTCTGAAAAATCATTAGATTTAAAAAAATTAAAATTTTTAGCAAGAGATAGATCTAATGAAACCTTGGATAAAATTTCACAAAAAGACTTTGATGCCCATAAAGAATCAGAAAAAGACAGTATCATTCACGCTTATGAAATGATAGAAAAATATATTAAGAATAATATTTCTTGCATTTCTAATTTCAAAGACTTTTTATTTAAAAATGTACAGATTCTACGCGTTGCTGTGCCGCATGATACAGATCTCAATCACTATTTTGAGATCATGAACACCCGAGGAGAGCAACTAGAAAAGCACGAAATACTAAAAGCCCGTATGATGAATTGCTTGTCTAATGATAAAGATGCATCTGAAGCATTTAATAAAATATGGGAAGCGTGCTCAGATATGGGGAGATATGTTCAATACGGATTTGAACCAAATGAAAGGAAGAATATTTTTGGTGAAACATGGAATGAACTAAATCTAAAAAATATATTCATCCAAACGAAAGAAAACCAATCCGAAGGTACAGAAAATACAGGAACAAAATCCGAAACAAAAGAGAATATTGCAAACATTATACAATCTCATGAAGTCGGCGATATCAAATCTAATAGTGAGGACAAGGATGCAGAACGATTTGAATCCATAATTGATTTTCCAAATTTTCTATTACATGTTTTGCAAATTCAAAACAAACAGGAAAATAATAATCAAGAAAAAAATCAAGAAAATATAAGTTTAGATGATAAAAACTTGCTTGAAGCGTTTGAAAGCCATTTAGGTAAAAAAGAAAACAAGGAAGAATTTGTAAAACAATTTGCATGTAATTTACTAAAAGCCCGCTTTCTTTTTGACAAATACATAATCAAAAGAGAATATACAAGCGAATCTAATGATTGGAGTTTAAAGTGCATGATCATTTATAAAAATAAAAAAAATATACAAGTAAATTATACTAATACTTTTGGTGATGAAAACAAACGAATAATCATGATACAATCCATGTTTCAGGTTTCTTATACTACTCAAAATTATAAATACTGGCTCAATGGTGCGTTAGATTATTTGATGAATCCTGAAAGTAATTTAGAAGGTTCAAGCTTTTTAAATTATTTAGAAAATCTTGCAAAATCTATTTTCTACCAACGATTTATGAGCGATTTTCCAAAAGATTATTACGACATAATTTATAAAATAGAGGATAAAAAGGATGAGAATAATACCATAGATAAAAATAAATTAAATCGAGGTACAGCCGTAGAAAACTTTATTTTCAATTATTTAGATTATATACTTTGGGTGTTTAAGGAAAAGAATATTGATGAATTAAACAAGAATTTATCTAATTTTAATAATTTTGAGTTTACCTACAGAAGTTCTGTTGAGCACTATTACCCACAGCATCCGATAAATGGCAATACATTAGATACTAATACATTAAACGAATTCGGAAACCTTTGCCTAATAAGTCCTAGTAATAATTCTAAGCTTAGCAATTATATGCCAATAGCGAAGAAAGAACATTATACAAAAAATACGAAACAGGAGAGCTTAAAACAGCAACTAATGATGAGTGAAAAAGAATGGGGAATAGAACAAATTAAGCAACACACAGAGTGGATGATACAACTTTTTAAAGAATTCAACAATAATAGCCATGGCAACTAA
- a CDS encoding type I restriction endonuclease subunit R, which yields MATKTNEQALERCIEKALTGFCVEEIGENQLAEPRSLYRAGNGFYVGNKNDYDPNFAIDKNRFWHFLENTQSEELEKLQRDTDWRRKILERLDRTIKKYGVLYVLKKGLRIDDAHLIFMYQLPMASSSQTVKENFERNEFSVTRQVHYNLENKLESIDMVIFLNGLPIATLELKNPWTHQTARVNAIKQYKNDRDIRQPLLQFGRCLVHFAVDTDEVYMCTKLNGKNSYFLPFNKGSLNHGKGNPPNKNGHKTAYSWEEVLTRESLANIIQHFIHFKGKPNDPLSSKTLIFPRYHQLNVVRKLIKDIAENGIGKTYLIQHSAGSGKSNSITWAAYQFIEIYPENENLPGAKSTTEPLFDSVIVVTDRRLLDKQLRDNIKEFSEVKNIVAPAYSSSELKDSLESGKRIIITTIQKFPYIVDGIANLSNKRFAVLIDEAHSSQSGTAAGKMNQAIGAEDNEEEDYQDKVLKAIQARKMKGNASYFAFTATPKNTTLERFGTKQPDGTFSPFDLYSMKQAIEEGFILDVLSNYTTYKSYYEIEKSIEDNPWFDTAKAQKKLKRFVEKHNQTITTKAKIMMKHFLNKVYNAKKLKGKAKAMVVTQDIESAIRYYKALNEILKSKGNPFKIAIAFSGEKTVDGVEYTEAALNGFSESETKDYFDKDEYRILVVANKYLTGFDQPKLSCMYIDKRLRGVLAVQALSRLNRSSEKLGKKTEDLFILDFYNEVEDIKSSFDPFYTSTSLSKATDVNVLHELESALNGVGVYELDEVEDFINKYFAGEDAQYLSPIIDTAAERFNHELELEEDEKKDFKVKAKQFVKIYGQMAAIIPFEVISWERLFWFLKFLIPKLIVRTKEDDLIDEILESVDLSTYGIERTKLNYKIGLDDSNSEVDPQNSNPRGVQNETNEKNALDEIIKVFNERYFQQWDKAPEDQKETMIKISEQIKNHSDFIDKVVKNNDVQNKDLAYRLLTDIVMKNRRKDEIDLYKLYAKDAAFNEAFVDVLKKLSGVF from the coding sequence ATGGCAACTAAAACAAACGAGCAAGCACTAGAACGCTGCATAGAAAAAGCTTTAACAGGCTTTTGTGTAGAAGAAATTGGAGAAAATCAACTTGCAGAACCCAGATCCTTGTACAGAGCGGGTAATGGTTTTTATGTAGGGAATAAAAATGATTATGATCCCAATTTTGCCATTGATAAAAATAGATTTTGGCATTTTTTAGAAAATACACAGTCAGAGGAATTAGAAAAATTACAAAGAGATACAGATTGGCGACGCAAAATTCTAGAAAGGCTGGATCGTACAATCAAAAAATATGGGGTATTATATGTTTTAAAAAAAGGATTGCGCATAGACGATGCTCACTTGATATTTATGTATCAACTCCCCATGGCAAGTAGTAGCCAAACGGTAAAAGAAAATTTTGAGCGTAATGAGTTCAGTGTCACCAGGCAAGTTCATTACAATCTAGAGAATAAGCTAGAGAGCATTGATATGGTTATTTTTCTGAATGGATTGCCAATTGCTACATTAGAACTTAAAAACCCTTGGACACACCAGACGGCAAGAGTCAATGCCATTAAACAATATAAAAACGATAGGGATATACGCCAGCCACTTTTACAATTCGGTAGGTGCTTGGTACATTTTGCTGTAGATACAGACGAAGTGTATATGTGCACAAAATTAAATGGAAAAAATTCGTATTTCTTGCCATTTAATAAGGGAAGTCTTAACCATGGAAAAGGAAATCCACCGAATAAAAATGGACATAAAACAGCCTATTCGTGGGAGGAAGTTTTAACTAGAGAAAGTTTAGCCAATATCATTCAGCATTTTATACATTTTAAAGGTAAACCAAACGATCCTTTGAGCTCCAAAACGCTCATCTTTCCACGCTATCATCAATTAAATGTGGTGAGGAAACTTATAAAAGATATTGCAGAAAATGGAATAGGAAAAACCTATCTAATCCAGCATTCTGCAGGCTCTGGGAAGTCAAATTCTATAACATGGGCTGCCTATCAATTTATCGAAATTTACCCCGAAAACGAAAATTTACCAGGAGCAAAAAGCACCACAGAGCCACTTTTTGATTCTGTAATTGTAGTAACCGATCGTAGATTACTAGACAAACAATTAAGAGACAATATTAAGGAATTTTCTGAGGTGAAAAATATTGTAGCTCCCGCTTATAGTTCCAGCGAGCTCAAAGACAGTTTAGAGTCTGGAAAAAGGATCATCATTACTACCATTCAGAAATTTCCATATATCGTAGACGGGATAGCTAATCTTAGCAATAAGCGTTTTGCTGTACTCATAGACGAAGCGCACAGCTCACAAAGTGGTACTGCCGCAGGTAAAATGAATCAGGCAATAGGGGCAGAAGATAATGAAGAAGAAGATTATCAAGATAAAGTTTTGAAAGCCATTCAGGCTAGAAAAATGAAAGGAAATGCTTCTTATTTTGCATTTACAGCAACACCTAAAAATACAACTTTGGAACGATTTGGCACCAAACAGCCAGACGGGACTTTTTCACCATTTGATTTATATTCAATGAAACAAGCCATTGAGGAAGGTTTCATTCTAGATGTTTTATCTAATTATACTACCTATAAGAGCTACTATGAAATAGAAAAATCCATAGAAGATAATCCATGGTTTGATACAGCAAAAGCCCAGAAAAAATTAAAAAGATTTGTAGAGAAACATAATCAAACAATAACTACAAAGGCTAAAATAATGATGAAGCATTTCCTGAACAAGGTTTATAATGCCAAAAAACTAAAAGGAAAAGCCAAAGCCATGGTAGTAACTCAAGATATAGAATCTGCTATCCGTTATTATAAAGCTTTAAATGAAATTTTAAAATCAAAGGGAAATCCTTTTAAAATAGCCATTGCTTTTTCTGGAGAAAAAACCGTTGACGGTGTAGAATATACAGAAGCAGCACTAAATGGTTTTTCCGAGAGTGAAACAAAAGATTATTTTGATAAAGATGAATATAGAATTTTGGTTGTAGCTAATAAATACCTTACAGGTTTTGATCAGCCTAAATTAAGTTGTATGTATATAGACAAACGCTTGCGAGGCGTACTTGCGGTGCAAGCTTTAAGCCGATTGAATAGATCGTCAGAAAAACTTGGAAAGAAAACAGAAGATTTATTTATCCTAGATTTTTACAACGAAGTAGAGGATATAAAATCATCATTTGACCCGTTTTATACTTCAACATCCTTAAGTAAAGCTACTGATGTAAATGTTTTACATGAATTAGAGAGCGCATTAAATGGAGTTGGCGTCTACGAATTAGATGAAGTAGAAGATTTTATAAACAAATATTTTGCGGGTGAAGATGCTCAATATCTTAGCCCAATCATAGATACAGCAGCAGAAAGATTTAATCATGAATTAGAGCTTGAGGAGGATGAGAAAAAAGATTTCAAAGTAAAAGCAAAGCAATTTGTAAAAATCTATGGGCAAATGGCAGCTATAATTCCATTTGAAGTAATTTCTTGGGAAAGATTATTCTGGTTTTTAAAATTTTTAATTCCAAAACTAATTGTAAGAACAAAAGAAGATGATTTGATAGATGAGATTTTGGAATCCGTAGATTTATCTACCTATGGGATTGAAAGAACAAAATTAAATTATAAGATAGGACTCGATGACTCAAATTCTGAAGTAGATCCACAGAACTCAAATCCAAGAGGTGTGCAGAATGAAACTAATGAAAAAAATGCCTTGGATGAAATTATAAAAGTTTTTAATGAAAGGTATTTTCAACAATGGGATAAAGCACCAGAAGATCAAAAAGAAACGATGATTAAAATTTCTGAACAGATTAAAAACCACTCAGATTTTATAGATAAAGTGGTGAAGAATAATGATGTGCAAAATAAAGATTTGGCGTATAGGTTACTAACAGATATTGTAATGAAAAATCGAAGAAAAGATGAAATTGATTTGTATAAACTTTATGCAAAAGACGCTGCGTTTAATGAGGCATTTGTAGATGTATTAAAGAAATTATCAGGAGTGTTTTAA
- the kdpB gene encoding potassium-transporting ATPase subunit KdpB → MNKNKSLFQKDMVQQALKQSFVKLNPKKMFRNPVMFTVEIGTVVMLFVTLYTLFAGDAAGQGSFGYNFAIFFILFLTLLFANFAEAIAEARGKAQADSLRKTREETPAKLQNGKTISSSQLQKGDIFVCEAGDIIPSDGEIIEGLATIDESAITGESAPVIREAGGDKSSVTGGTKVLSDKIIVETTTQPGESFLDKMIALVEGASRQKTPNEIALTILLAGFTLVFIIVTITLKPFADYAHVPITIAALISLFVCLIPTTIGGLLSAIGIAGMDRALRANVITKSGKAVETAGDIDVLLLDKTGTITIGNRKATNFHPANGVDKDRLVKAAVLSSMADETPEGKSVIELAEINPSDYNIQNPKFIKFTAETRSSGIDYENVRIRKGATDAIKAMVENAGNVFPVEVAETVTAISENGGTPLVVSENEEALGVIELQDVIKPGIQERFARLRKMGIKTVMVTGDNPLTAKYIAEKAGVDDFIAEAKPEDKMNYIKKEQAEGRLVAMMGDGTNDAPALAQADVGVAMNSGTQAAKEAGNMVDLDNDPTKLIEVVEIGKQLLMTRGTLTTFSIANDVAKYFAIIPALFIVAVPSLQGLNIMHLHSPQSAILSAVIFNAIIIPALIPLALKGVAYKPIGASALLRRNLLIFGLGGVLVPFIGIKIIDLIVSLFV, encoded by the coding sequence ATGAATAAAAATAAATCATTATTTCAAAAAGACATGGTTCAGCAAGCGTTGAAACAATCTTTTGTGAAATTAAACCCTAAAAAAATGTTCCGAAATCCAGTGATGTTTACTGTGGAAATTGGGACTGTGGTGATGCTCTTTGTTACACTTTATACACTATTTGCGGGTGATGCTGCAGGACAAGGAAGCTTTGGATATAATTTTGCCATATTTTTTATTTTATTCTTGACTTTATTATTTGCAAACTTTGCCGAAGCCATCGCCGAAGCGCGCGGAAAAGCTCAAGCAGATAGTTTGAGAAAAACGCGTGAAGAAACACCTGCTAAATTGCAAAACGGAAAAACAATTTCTTCGTCACAATTACAAAAAGGTGATATTTTCGTGTGCGAGGCTGGAGACATCATTCCATCTGATGGAGAAATCATCGAAGGGCTAGCGACCATAGATGAAAGTGCCATTACAGGAGAATCTGCTCCCGTGATTCGTGAAGCTGGAGGGGACAAAAGTTCTGTCACAGGTGGAACAAAAGTACTTTCTGATAAAATCATTGTGGAAACGACTACACAACCTGGTGAAAGCTTTTTGGATAAAATGATTGCGCTCGTGGAAGGTGCTAGCCGACAAAAAACACCAAATGAAATTGCACTTACTATTCTTTTGGCAGGCTTCACTTTGGTATTTATCATCGTTACAATTACATTAAAACCATTTGCAGATTATGCCCATGTGCCAATCACTATAGCGGCACTGATTTCACTTTTCGTTTGTTTAATTCCTACGACCATCGGAGGATTGCTTTCAGCGATTGGAATCGCGGGTATGGATCGTGCGTTACGCGCCAATGTGATTACTAAAAGTGGTAAAGCGGTAGAAACTGCTGGTGACATCGATGTTTTACTTCTTGATAAAACGGGAACCATTACAATCGGAAACAGAAAAGCTACCAACTTCCACCCTGCCAATGGCGTGGACAAAGACCGATTGGTGAAAGCTGCTGTATTAAGCTCAATGGCAGATGAAACGCCCGAAGGAAAATCAGTAATTGAATTAGCTGAAATTAATCCGAGTGATTACAATATCCAAAATCCTAAATTCATCAAATTTACGGCAGAAACTAGAAGCTCAGGGATTGATTACGAAAATGTAAGAATTAGAAAAGGTGCAACCGATGCCATTAAAGCTATGGTGGAAAATGCTGGAAATGTTTTCCCAGTCGAAGTGGCAGAAACAGTAACTGCAATTTCCGAAAATGGTGGAACCCCGCTTGTAGTTTCTGAAAACGAAGAAGCTTTGGGTGTCATTGAATTGCAAGATGTGATAAAACCAGGTATCCAAGAGCGTTTTGCTAGATTAAGAAAAATGGGAATTAAAACCGTAATGGTAACAGGTGATAATCCGCTCACGGCTAAATATATCGCAGAAAAAGCAGGTGTAGACGACTTTATTGCCGAGGCTAAACCTGAAGATAAAATGAACTATATCAAAAAAGAACAAGCCGAAGGTAGATTGGTCGCGATGATGGGAGACGGAACCAACGATGCCCCTGCCCTTGCCCAAGCCGATGTGGGTGTCGCCATGAACAGCGGTACACAAGCAGCCAAAGAAGCGGGAAATATGGTGGATTTGGACAACGACCCTACCAAATTAATTGAAGTGGTAGAAATTGGAAAACAATTATTGATGACTCGTGGAACGCTTACGACTTTTAGTATTGCAAACGATGTTGCAAAATATTTTGCCATTATTCCTGCATTATTCATCGTTGCCGTTCCTAGCTTGCAAGGCTTAAACATTATGCATTTGCACAGTCCGCAAAGTGCCATTTTATCTGCGGTGATTTTCAATGCGATAATTATCCCTGCCTTGATTCCTTTGGCATTAAAAGGTGTGGCATACAAACCAATCGGCGCCAGCGCTTTGCTTAGAAGAAATTTACTCATCTTTGGTTTGGGTGGCGTGCTTGTACCATTTATAGGAATTAAAATCATTGATTTAATCGTTTCCTTATTTGTTTAA
- the kdpA gene encoding potassium-transporting ATPase subunit KdpA: MNTEFLGIVVMFLLTVLLAIPFGKYIAKVYNGDKTFLDGVFNPLEKLFFRISGINPNTEMNWKQHMVALVTINLVWFLLGMLILMTQGNLPLNPDNNPSMSPDLAFNTVISFVVNCNLQHYSGETGLSYIGQYWLMFLQFVSAGTGMAAAVVLFRAFRDKTTTQLGNFYNYLVKSCTRILLPVSFVVAMILVFQGTPMTFEGKDQITTLQGVTQEISRGPAAAFIPIKHVGTNGGGFYGTNSAHPFENPTYFTNMAEMVAQLIIPMAMIFAFGFFIRRKKLAWMIFGVMTVGFLTLVIPNIIMETNGNPAIAEMGIDNSLGAMEGKEIRLGAPAAGYWSILTTVISTGSVNSMHDSSMPLSGMNELLAMMINSFYGGVGVGLLNFFVFIILAVFISGLMVGRTPEFLGKKVEAREMKIAMIIALLHPLFILAGTALAASFPAYGEATLNNPGFHGFSEMLYEYTSASANNGSGFEGLGDDTLWWNISTGFVLILSRFLPIIGPVAIAGLLAAKRFVPESDGTLKTDTATFGVMVLTVIGIVAALAFFPALALGPIAEYFTLIH; encoded by the coding sequence ATGAATACAGAATTTTTAGGAATTGTAGTGATGTTTTTGCTCACCGTTCTATTGGCGATTCCTTTTGGGAAATACATTGCCAAGGTTTACAATGGAGACAAAACATTTTTAGACGGCGTTTTTAATCCTTTAGAAAAATTATTTTTCAGAATAAGTGGTATCAATCCAAATACCGAAATGAACTGGAAACAACATATGGTGGCACTTGTGACCATCAATTTAGTTTGGTTCCTGCTCGGTATGTTGATTCTTATGACGCAAGGAAACTTACCGCTTAATCCCGATAACAACCCAAGTATGTCGCCAGATTTGGCCTTTAATACAGTAATTTCGTTTGTGGTAAACTGTAACTTGCAGCATTATTCTGGAGAAACAGGACTTAGTTACATTGGCCAATATTGGCTGATGTTTTTGCAATTTGTGAGTGCGGGTACAGGTATGGCTGCTGCCGTGGTACTTTTTCGCGCTTTTAGAGATAAAACAACTACCCAATTAGGGAATTTCTACAATTATTTAGTGAAATCTTGTACTAGAATTTTATTGCCCGTTTCATTTGTAGTGGCTATGATCTTGGTGTTCCAAGGCACCCCAATGACATTTGAAGGCAAAGACCAAATCACTACTCTACAAGGTGTTACACAAGAAATCTCAAGAGGTCCTGCTGCGGCATTCATCCCCATAAAACATGTGGGAACCAATGGTGGCGGTTTCTACGGAACCAACTCCGCCCACCCTTTTGAAAACCCTACTTATTTCACCAATATGGCAGAAATGGTAGCTCAATTAATTATCCCGATGGCTATGATTTTCGCATTTGGATTCTTTATTCGAAGAAAAAAATTGGCTTGGATGATTTTTGGCGTAATGACCGTAGGATTTTTAACCTTAGTAATTCCAAACATTATTATGGAAACAAACGGAAATCCTGCAATTGCCGAAATGGGAATTGATAATTCGCTGGGCGCAATGGAAGGTAAAGAAATCCGTTTGGGCGCTCCTGCAGCTGGCTATTGGAGTATTTTGACCACCGTTATCTCTACGGGTTCTGTAAACTCCATGCACGACAGCTCTATGCCGCTTTCGGGCATGAACGAACTTTTGGCCATGATGATAAATAGTTTCTATGGTGGCGTAGGTGTAGGATTGTTAAACTTCTTCGTTTTCATCATTTTAGCCGTTTTCATCAGTGGGCTAATGGTGGGGAGAACGCCTGAGTTTTTAGGCAAAAAAGTAGAAGCAAGAGAAATGAAAATCGCTATGATTATTGCTCTTCTTCACCCACTTTTTATTTTGGCGGGTACTGCACTTGCAGCGTCTTTCCCTGCTTATGGCGAAGCAACATTAAACAACCCAGGATTTCACGGATTCAGTGAAATGTTATACGAATACACTTCAGCGTCTGCCAACAATGGTAGTGGTTTTGAGGGATTAGGCGACGATACTTTATGGTGGAATATTTCTACAGGATTTGTTTTAATATTATCTCGATTCTTGCCAATCATTGGCCCGGTGGCCATTGCGGGGCTTTTAGCGGCTAAACGCTTTGTTCCTGAAAGCGACGGAACCCTTAAAACTGATACCGCTACATTTGGCGTAATGGTGCTCACCGTTATCGGAATTGTTGCCGCATTGGCATTTTTCCCTGCGCTGGCTTTAGGCCCAATTGCTGAATATTTCACTTTAATTCATTAA